Proteins from a single region of Heptranchias perlo isolate sHepPer1 chromosome 34, sHepPer1.hap1, whole genome shotgun sequence:
- the saxo2 gene encoding stabilizer of axonemal microtubules 2, which translates to MTRKCICEICNCGRHHCPHLPTGFYDKTLQPCLLTEYHDKYPAYGGLKPPDSFKPKHEYLNNRAKMDGNSTFKLDYVPHEITRRPGRLQHEYRPKSGEIDHHTTYKTDYNPHKVKPVQSIRPAQTKPGKGGKVDTVPTYKDDYRLWEIPKRKPKTQPAYCPPAARFGNPSTFQDDYGPKGYALRESLKPPNAPRVSDVPFDGLTNHKISYVPHALGERYVRPQDEYKPSDKPFESLTTHRRDYRGLHGDPTKSCKPEHGKIGSDAPFDGNSEFRDRYQPWPVTLPYVHKYPDYVQPDGPMDLNSTSHLDYVGHKVKPPAPFKPASARKVHAPFQGNTTMKEDFKPWDVKKTEIFKRGEELGIPPGKFDDLTTFKANYIPHQINPTQSCKPTNAPLHSTTPFDGGTMYRIEYTPKRLEICPASYPTPPGFVYENTDARGHKFFHKMSASEENLAVPNEMHLPKEVAVVS; encoded by the exons GCGGCATCACTGTCCACATCTGCCAACAGGATTCTATGACAAGACTCTACAGCCTTGTCTGCTGACTGAATACCATGACAAATACCCTGCATACGGAGGACTCAAGCCTCCGGACAGCTTTAAACCTAAACACGAGTATTTGAACAATCGTGCCAAAATGGACGGAAACTCAACATTTAA ATTAGATTATGTACCTCATGAAATTACACGTCGACCAGGGCGTTTGCAGCATGAGTACAGACCAAAATCTGGCGAGATAGATCACCATACAACCTACAAGACAGACTACAATCCCCACAAAGTAAAGCCTGTACAAAGTATACGTCCTGCACAAACAAAACCTGGGAAAGGAGGGAAAGTAGACACTGTACCAACATACAAAG atgattacCGACTATGGGAAATTCCCAAAAGGAAGCCTAAAACACAGCCAGCTTACTGCCCTCCTGCAGCACGGTTTGGAAATCCATCTACATTTCAAGATGACTATGGTCCCAAGGGCTATGCACTAAGGGAGAGTTTAAAACCACCCAATGCCCCCAGGGTGTCTGATGTCCCTTTTGATGGTCTAACAAATCACAAAATCTCTTATGTTCCTCATGCACTGGGGGAACGATATGTTAGACCACAAGATGAATACAAACCAAGTGACAAACCTTTTGAAAGTCTCACCACTCACCGTCGTGATTATAGGGGGCTGCATGGAGATCCTACTAAAAGCTGCAAACCTGAACATGGTAAGATAGGGTCAGATGCGCCCTTTGATGGCAACTCAGAATTCCGTGACCGTTACCAGCCATGGCCTGTTACCTTGCCATATGTCCACAAATATCCAGATTACGTGCAACCAGACGGTCCAATGGATTTGAATAGCACTTCCCACCTTGATTATGTTGGACATAAAGTCAAGCCGCCTGCTCCATTTAAACCTGCAAGTGCAAGAAAGGTTCATGCTCCCTTCCAAGGGAATACTACAATGAAAGAAGATTTCAAACCATGGGATGTAAAGAAGACAGAGATTTTCAAAAGGGGTGAAGAACTAGGAATACCGCCTGGAAAATTTGATGATTTGACAACCTTTAAAGCTAATTATATCCCTCATCAAATCAACCCAACACaaagctgcaaaccaacaaatgcTCCTCTACATAGCACAACACCATTTGATGGGGGAACCATGTATCGTATTGAGTATACGCCAAAGAGGCTGGAAATCTGTCCTGCAAGCTACCCTACTCCACCAGGCTTTGTCTATGAAAACACTGATGCACGCGGTCATAAATTCTTCCACAAGATGTCAGCATCGGAAGAAAATCTGGCGGTGCCAAATGAAATGCATCTTCCAAAAGAAGTGGCTGTCGTATCCTAA